The Sandaracinus amylolyticus genomic interval GCACGACGGATCGCGCCCGCGCCCCGCGAAGGCGTTCGATCGCGACGGCTCGGTGCTGCTCGTCGGATCGATGTCGAAGACGCTCGCGCCCGGCTATCGCGTCGGCTGGCTCGCGCCCGGGCGCTTCGACGAGCCGGTGCTGCGCCGCAAGAGCGCGATGACGCTCGCGTGCCCGACGCCGACCGAGATGGCGGTCGCCGAGCTGCTGGAGCACGGCGGCTACGAGCGCCACCTCCGTCGCCTGCGCCGCGCGCTCGCCGATCAGAGCGCGCAGCACCGCGACGCGATCGTGCGCGCGTTCCCGGAGGGGACGCGCGTCTCGCAGCCGCAGGGCGGGTTCGTGCTGTGGGTCGAGATGCCGCACGGCATCAGCGGCATCGAGCTCCAGGCGCGCGCGCTCGAGCAGGGCATCGCGATCGCGCCGGGGCCGATCTTCTCGGCGCGCGCTCGCTTCCAGAGCTGCATCCGGATCAGCAGCGGGCACCCGTTCTCGCCGCGGATCCACCGCGCGATCGCGACGCTGGGCCGCCTCGCGCACGAGTCGTGACCGCGCGCGCTCACTCCTCGCGGAGCTCGGCGTACTCGATGCGCTCGCCGGTCGAGAGCTGACAGCGCCCCGCGCCTCCCGCCTCCGGTCCCTCCTCGGGACGCGCGAGCTGGAAGACGCAGCGCATGCGCTGACCCTCGGGGCCTCGCAGCTGCGCGACCATGCGGCCCGAGTACACACGATCGAAGCTCGCGTCGTGGTACGTCGTCCCCTCCGAGTACGACGGCGCGGCCCACGACGACCAGTACGGCCCGAGGTCCTCGCGCACCACGCTCGAGTGCACCTGCATGAAGCGCCCGTCGAACGCGCGGCCGTCGGGCAGCGTCGCGTGGATGCTGCCCTCGGTCGCGTTCGGGTCGGCGCGCCACGCGAACGCGACCTCGCCGCCTTCCTCGGGCTTCCCGTCGCGCTCGAGCACACCGTCGCCGACGCCCGTGGTCGCGCACCCCACGAGCACCGCCGAGGCCGCGAGGATGATCGTGGTGTTCCGCATCGCGCTGCTCCGCTCCGCGATCGAAGCAAGCGGTGCGCCTCGTCCGGGGTCGCCGCCCTGCGCGTCGTCGCGCGCTTCGTCGTGCTCGCGCGCGGACTATCTGTCGGCGTCGAGAGGCACGACGTGCACACGAACCCCGTGATCGTCGTCGTCGACGACCAGCCGGCTTCGCTCGAGGCGCTCCGCGACGCGCTCGAGCGGCGCTACCACGCGGACTACCGCGTGCGCGCGTTCACGGCGCCCGACGATGCGCGCGCCGAGCTCGCGGATCTGCGCGCGCGCGGCGAGCCCGTCGCGCTCGTGATCGCCGATCAGTGGATGCCGGGGACGACCGGCGTCGAGCTCCTCGACGACGCGCACCGACTGCACCCGCACGCGGAGCGCGCGCTGCTCGTCGAGTGGGCGGATCGCGCGGCGGCACCGGCCATCCTGCAGGGCTGCGCGTTCGGCCGGCTCGAGAGCTACGTGATCAAGCCGTGGTCGCCGCCCGAGGTGCACCTGTATCCGCTCGTCGGCGAGCTGCTCGCGGACTGGACGCGCGTGCACGGCGATCGCCTCGAGCTGCTGCGCATCGTCACCGCGATTCCGTCGCGGCGCGGGCGCGAGCTCCAGGAGCTGCTCCAACGCAGCGGCATCCCGTATGGCGTGCGTGACGCGTCGAGCCCCGAGGGCGTGCAGCTCCTGCGCGACACCGGGCTCGCGCACGCACAGCTCCCGGTGCTCGTGTTCTTCGACGGTCGCGCGCTCGTCGATCCCAGCAACGCGGAGCTGCAGGACGCGATCGCCGAGGCCGCGCCGAGCGAGACGTCGTGCGACCTCGCGATCGTCGGCGCGGGCCCGGCGGGCCTCGCGGCCGCGGTGTACGCCGCGTCGGAAGGCCTCCGCACGTTCGTGATCGAGCGCGAGGTCGTCGGCGGGCAAGCGGGCACGAGCGCGCTGATCCGCAACTACCTCGGGTTCCCGCGCGGCATCAGCGGCGCGGAGCTCGCGCGGCGCGCGTGGGAGCAGGCGTGGCTCTTCGGCGCGAAGTACGTGCTCGCGCGGGCGGTCGTCGAGCTGCGCGCCCAGGGCGCGGAGCGCGTGCTGGTGCTCGAGGACGGCCGCACCCTCCACGCGCGCGCCGTGCTCGTCGCGACGGGCGCGAGCTACCGCCGGCTCGACGTGCCTGCGGTCGAGCGCTTCGTCGGCGCGGGCGTGTACTTCGTCGTCGGCGGTGACCCGCGCGTGATGGCGGGCCACGACGCGTTCGTCGTCGGCGCCGGCAACTCCGCCGGGCAGGCGGTGCTCCACCTCGCGAAGCACGCGCGGAAGATGACGCTCCTCGTCCGCGGCGCGTCGCTCGCGCGCTCGATGTCGGCGTACCTCGTCGGCGAGATCGCGCGCGCGCCGAACATCGAGGTGCGCTTCGAGACCGAGGTCGCGGGCGCGGCGGGCAAGAGCAAGCTGGAGCAGCTCACGCTGCGTGATCGG includes:
- a CDS encoding FAD-dependent oxidoreductase, which gives rise to MHTNPVIVVVDDQPASLEALRDALERRYHADYRVRAFTAPDDARAELADLRARGEPVALVIADQWMPGTTGVELLDDAHRLHPHAERALLVEWADRAAAPAILQGCAFGRLESYVIKPWSPPEVHLYPLVGELLADWTRVHGDRLELLRIVTAIPSRRGRELQELLQRSGIPYGVRDASSPEGVQLLRDTGLAHAQLPVLVFFDGRALVDPSNAELQDAIAEAAPSETSCDLAIVGAGPAGLAAAVYAASEGLRTFVIEREVVGGQAGTSALIRNYLGFPRGISGAELARRAWEQAWLFGAKYVLARAVVELRAQGAERVLVLEDGRTLHARAVLVATGASYRRLDVPAVERFVGAGVYFVVGGDPRVMAGHDAFVVGAGNSAGQAVLHLAKHARKMTLLVRGASLARSMSAYLVGEIARAPNIEVRFETEVAGAAGKSKLEQLTLRDRRTGALETVPAEMLFVMIGALPHTEWLEGVVQRDAHGYLLTGADAGAGGPAPMRFETSLPGVFAAGDVRHGSEKRLASAVGEGAAVVREVHERLRAPVAVASRTSAVWSEVSP